One Vibrio gazogenes genomic region harbors:
- a CDS encoding DUF3283 family protein, producing MSFNLAELSAEEKNRIELDKQAAFLVWKLKQGKAGPEVFTQHQETLRTTDEQTCFQQSVDKYKRVMGVM from the coding sequence ATGTCTTTTAATCTTGCAGAATTGAGTGCTGAAGAGAAGAATCGGATCGAGTTGGATAAGCAGGCTGCCTTTTTAGTCTGGAAACTGAAACAGGGAAAGGCAGGGCCTGAAGTCTTCACTCAGCATCAGGAAACGTTGCGAACAACCGATGAACAGACATGCTTTCAACAATCAGTGGATAAATATAAAAGGGTCATGGGCGTGATGTAA
- the cyoA gene encoding ubiquinol oxidase subunit II, whose protein sequence is MEASRYKSIISRLGLLLTVLMLSGCKFALLDPKGEVGVQVKELIITALFLMLIVVIPVILMTIYFSYKYRSSNSNAEYTPEWSHSTKIEFVVWTIPIIIIVILATITWRSTHHLEPSRPLASDVKPMTIEVVSLDWKWLFIYPEQKIATVNYVAFPKDVPVKFKLTSDNIMNSFFIPRLGSQLYAMPGMVTRLHLIANHAGDYKGIAASFSGDGFSHMKFTATATPDMASFEQWVEKVKSSQQQIHDFADYRALAKPSIDVPVTYYSHIPDGLFNDVVTQFPGSMNMHMGDGLDMDMDKPMSHHSMAEHEG, encoded by the coding sequence ATGGAAGCCTCACGATATAAAAGCATCATATCGAGACTCGGACTGTTACTCACAGTGCTGATGCTCTCAGGGTGTAAGTTTGCGCTACTTGATCCCAAAGGAGAGGTGGGTGTTCAGGTAAAAGAGTTGATCATTACAGCTCTGTTCCTGATGTTGATCGTTGTTATCCCTGTGATACTGATGACGATCTACTTCTCATATAAATATCGATCAAGTAATTCGAACGCAGAGTACACACCAGAATGGTCCCATTCAACAAAGATTGAGTTTGTTGTTTGGACGATCCCAATCATTATTATCGTCATTTTGGCGACAATCACTTGGCGTTCAACGCACCATCTTGAACCTTCTCGGCCTTTAGCAAGTGATGTGAAGCCGATGACAATTGAAGTGGTGTCGCTTGACTGGAAATGGCTGTTCATTTATCCGGAACAGAAAATTGCAACGGTGAATTATGTTGCATTTCCAAAAGATGTTCCGGTGAAGTTCAAGCTGACTTCAGATAACATTATGAACTCTTTCTTTATCCCTCGATTGGGCAGCCAACTCTATGCGATGCCCGGTATGGTGACTCGTCTGCATTTGATTGCCAATCATGCTGGGGATTATAAAGGTATTGCTGCAAGCTTTAGTGGTGACGGATTCTCACATATGAAATTCACCGCGACGGCAACACCGGACATGGCCAGCTTCGAACAATGGGTTGAGAAAGTGAAGTCTTCTCAACAGCAGATTCATGATTTCGCCGATTATCGTGCCTTAGCGAAGCCAAGCATCGATGTTCCCGTCACTTATTATTCTCATATTCCAGATGGCCTATTCAACGATGTGGTAACCCAGTTCCCTGGTAGTATGAATATGCATATGGGAGATGGACTGGATATGGATATGGATAAACCAATGAGTCATCATTCGATGGCTGAGCATGAAGGGTGA
- a CDS encoding replication initiator protein RctB domain-containing protein, whose translation MSTHEKILIKAPRNHKDGHLFQVSESSINWIEQYQHFKGVTRSIIELLNLVSLKGMSSKDGLVSTTELIEAADGQLTRAAIQQRLRAAVSVGLFEQIPVRFEEGLAGKTMLHKFINPSQLISSLGATSLITESVKQSEKQKRSKALAQTQVNQRLLNEYGLNTPPAIKDEADQFVVSPTNWAGIIDQALAPPRTRKNYQKSMVSISGTRAVIETRSSKNIMTVDDLMTLFALFTLTVQYHDHQREEYHLNAKQIPNKTPLYITDILSLRGKKDSGPARDSIRDSIDRIEFTDFQLHELTGRWLSENMPEGFKSDRFRFLARTITASEEAPVEGADGEIKIKPNLYILVWEPSFYEELLTRDYFFLFPPEILKQHTLVFQLYSYFRSRMSRRHHETMLLSELNQKLARNIEWRRFSMDLIRELRRLSEGKGDDDLFVVNLWGYHLSVRSIYAKGKLSDYEVDIKCDVEEVLRFSRARTTNAGKRNMAPTLPNPLRHEMVSKQKLEELASIIDGEFEPIQRKAPSPRGNLGRRVKLRKHLVEINADEITITLSKYTSQEALERSISALSAMTGHSPSLIREECQELIDKLDWLKVGDTVLPYEILSKTIELYNSRSRNKHLSIERLISGLAVRRKVCKQISEGHLDESVFLVLDEVAIGI comes from the coding sequence ATGAGCACCCACGAAAAAATATTAATTAAAGCTCCCAGAAATCATAAAGATGGACATCTATTTCAAGTATCAGAATCATCGATCAATTGGATAGAACAGTATCAGCACTTTAAAGGGGTAACCAGAAGCATCATTGAACTACTAAATTTAGTTTCTTTAAAAGGCATGAGTAGTAAAGATGGTTTAGTTTCAACAACAGAGCTGATTGAGGCCGCAGATGGACAGTTGACCAGAGCCGCAATTCAACAGCGGTTACGTGCAGCTGTCAGTGTTGGTCTCTTCGAACAAATTCCTGTCCGGTTCGAGGAAGGTCTTGCGGGCAAAACAATGCTGCATAAATTTATTAACCCCAGTCAGTTGATCTCATCATTGGGAGCCACCAGCCTGATTACCGAATCGGTAAAACAGTCAGAGAAACAAAAACGTTCAAAAGCGCTGGCACAAACACAAGTTAATCAACGCCTGTTAAATGAATATGGGTTAAATACCCCCCCTGCAATCAAAGATGAAGCCGATCAATTTGTGGTTTCACCAACCAATTGGGCTGGGATTATTGACCAGGCATTAGCACCGCCAAGAACACGTAAAAATTACCAGAAGTCAATGGTTTCAATTTCTGGGACTCGTGCTGTGATCGAAACAAGATCATCCAAAAATATTATGACGGTTGATGATCTGATGACACTGTTTGCCCTGTTTACATTAACCGTTCAATACCATGATCATCAGCGTGAAGAATATCATTTGAACGCGAAACAGATTCCGAATAAGACACCACTGTATATCACGGATATCTTGTCACTTCGGGGCAAGAAGGATAGCGGGCCGGCGAGAGACTCAATCCGAGACAGTATTGATCGCATTGAATTTACTGATTTTCAGCTCCATGAACTCACCGGGCGTTGGCTCAGTGAAAATATGCCGGAAGGATTTAAAAGTGATCGTTTCCGCTTTCTGGCCCGAACGATCACGGCTTCAGAAGAAGCTCCGGTTGAAGGGGCTGATGGTGAGATTAAGATCAAACCCAATCTCTATATCCTGGTTTGGGAACCTTCATTTTATGAAGAACTGCTGACGCGGGACTACTTTTTCCTGTTTCCACCAGAAATTCTGAAACAGCATACGCTGGTATTCCAACTTTATTCTTATTTTCGGAGCCGGATGTCTCGTCGACATCATGAAACCATGCTGTTGTCTGAACTGAATCAGAAATTAGCCCGTAATATCGAATGGCGACGCTTTTCGATGGATCTAATCCGTGAGTTACGGCGTTTATCCGAAGGGAAAGGGGATGATGATCTATTTGTCGTCAATCTATGGGGATATCACCTTTCTGTCCGATCAATCTATGCCAAGGGTAAACTTTCGGATTATGAAGTAGACATTAAATGCGATGTTGAAGAAGTGTTGCGTTTCTCCAGAGCGAGAACAACCAATGCCGGCAAACGCAACATGGCGCCAACTTTACCGAATCCACTTCGCCATGAGATGGTCTCTAAGCAAAAACTGGAAGAGCTTGCTTCAATTATTGATGGTGAGTTTGAACCCATCCAACGTAAAGCGCCATCTCCCAGAGGCAATTTAGGCCGCCGGGTCAAATTACGTAAACATCTGGTAGAGATCAATGCTGATGAAATTACGATAACCTTATCAAAATATACCTCACAGGAGGCGCTGGAACGCAGCATAAGCGCTTTATCTGCGATGACCGGACACTCCCCATCATTAATCCGAGAAGAGTGTCAGGAGTTGATTGATAAGCTCGATTGGCTAAAGGTTGGCGATACAGTGCTCCCTTACGAAATCCTGAGCAAGACGATTGAGCTGTATAATTCCCGTAGTCGTAATAAACATTTGTCAATTGAACGATTAATCTCAGGATTGGCGGTGCGGCGCAAAGTGTGTAAACAGATTAGTGAAGGGCATTTGGACGAGTCGGTGTTTTTAGTGCTTGATGAAGTGGCGATTGGTATCTGA
- a CDS encoding ParB/RepB/Spo0J family partition protein: MAMKTSELNAKLFGKADKRRATTPQEAQNAAKEKAHVIELAVAGKDLVTFELQRIPADRIATQTTVFERNAREQSFLNEHALSDILSTLQDRGQQYPAVGRRSTDGMIEVLDGSRRRMACLLAKQDFLVYVAAGINEDHAKFLSDVANAHKPLSLYEKGKEMQAKLDSGEADDQKALAKMFQCSEALVSGALKAAALPLELLQAYPNVVELGRPTIVKLHKQYSVLDEEQRAQLLDKCRADGEFVWQKSEVQGVARLTKEVTETLEQWMASLAPKQKAASHKIELVKGRASYTRKGSQLVLNLKRVDDQLMDELFEFIQSKMN, from the coding sequence ATGGCAATGAAAACATCAGAATTAAACGCAAAACTGTTTGGTAAAGCCGATAAGCGCCGGGCAACAACCCCACAAGAGGCGCAAAACGCTGCAAAAGAAAAAGCACATGTCATCGAATTGGCTGTGGCTGGCAAAGATTTAGTCACCTTTGAATTACAGCGTATACCAGCAGATCGTATTGCGACCCAAACGACCGTTTTTGAACGGAATGCCCGTGAACAGTCGTTTCTGAATGAACATGCATTGTCTGATATTTTGAGTACACTGCAAGACCGGGGGCAACAGTATCCAGCCGTTGGACGACGTTCAACTGACGGTATGATTGAAGTGCTCGATGGTAGCCGACGTCGTATGGCATGTCTCCTGGCAAAGCAGGACTTCCTCGTTTATGTGGCGGCCGGAATCAATGAAGATCATGCCAAATTCTTGTCTGACGTGGCGAACGCGCACAAGCCGTTATCTCTTTACGAAAAAGGTAAAGAGATGCAGGCGAAACTGGATAGTGGTGAGGCGGATGATCAAAAAGCTTTAGCGAAGATGTTTCAATGTAGTGAAGCGCTCGTGAGTGGTGCTTTGAAAGCTGCCGCTTTGCCGCTTGAGTTACTTCAGGCTTACCCGAATGTTGTTGAGCTTGGTCGCCCGACGATCGTAAAACTTCATAAACAATATAGTGTGTTAGATGAGGAACAGCGGGCGCAACTCTTAGATAAATGCCGTGCCGATGGGGAATTTGTCTGGCAAAAAAGTGAGGTTCAAGGTGTTGCTCGATTGACCAAAGAAGTGACGGAAACACTGGAACAGTGGATGGCTTCTCTGGCACCGAAGCAGAAAGCTGCCTCTCATAAAATTGAGTTAGTCAAAGGGCGCGCAAGTTATACTCGCAAAGGTAGCCAGTTAGTGCTGAATCTAAAGCGGGTTGATGATCAGCTCATGGATGAATTATTTGAATTTATCCAGAGTAAGATGAACTAA
- a CDS encoding AAA family ATPase gives MKREQTIDNLYQLAEQTKQVQADRIEIVLEERKDDHFPPMSKALMETRSGLTRRKLDEAIAKMEAEGHQFTKNNANHYSISLAEAHMLMDAAGVSTFHQRKKNNENKPWIINVQNQKGGTGKSMTAVHLSACLALNLDKRYRICLIDLDPQGSLRLFLNPQISTEENESIFSAVDIMLDNVPENTTVDRSFLNKNVLMSTQYPNLKTISAFPEDAMFNAEAWQYLSQNQSLDIVRLLKEKLIDKIADDFDIIVIDTGPHVDPLVWNAMYASNALLIPCAAKRLDWASTVNFFQHLPTVYEMFPEDWKGLEFVRLVPTMFEDDNKKQVSVLTEMNYLLGEQVMMATIPRSRAFETCADTYSTVFDLTSGDFEGGKKTLATAQDAVQKSALELERVLHTHWPSLNQG, from the coding sequence ATGAAGAGAGAACAAACCATAGATAATCTCTACCAACTCGCTGAACAAACCAAACAAGTTCAGGCGGATCGGATTGAAATCGTTCTTGAAGAACGTAAAGACGATCACTTTCCCCCAATGTCTAAGGCATTGATGGAAACACGTTCCGGTCTCACGCGCCGAAAACTGGATGAAGCTATTGCAAAAATGGAAGCTGAGGGGCATCAGTTTACGAAAAATAATGCCAATCATTATTCTATCTCTCTTGCTGAAGCGCATATGTTGATGGATGCGGCCGGCGTGTCTACTTTCCATCAACGTAAAAAGAATAATGAGAATAAGCCTTGGATTATTAATGTTCAGAATCAAAAAGGTGGTACGGGAAAATCGATGACCGCAGTTCATCTGTCTGCCTGCTTGGCCTTAAATTTGGATAAAAGATATCGTATTTGCTTAATCGATCTAGATCCTCAAGGCTCATTACGGCTATTTTTGAATCCTCAGATCAGTACAGAAGAAAATGAAAGTATTTTCTCTGCGGTGGATATCATGCTGGACAATGTGCCGGAGAATACGACGGTGGATCGTTCTTTTTTGAATAAGAATGTATTGATGTCGACCCAGTACCCGAACTTGAAAACCATTTCTGCTTTTCCTGAAGATGCGATGTTTAATGCTGAGGCATGGCAATATTTATCACAAAACCAGTCACTGGACATTGTCCGTCTCTTGAAAGAAAAGTTGATTGATAAAATTGCTGATGATTTTGATATTATTGTCATCGATACGGGACCGCATGTTGATCCTTTAGTCTGGAATGCGATGTATGCGTCTAATGCGCTTTTGATACCATGTGCAGCAAAACGTCTGGATTGGGCATCAACGGTTAACTTTTTCCAGCATTTACCAACCGTTTATGAAATGTTTCCTGAAGATTGGAAGGGACTTGAGTTTGTTCGTTTGGTACCGACGATGTTCGAGGATGATAATAAGAAGCAAGTTTCTGTTTTGACGGAGATGAATTATCTGCTCGGAGAGCAGGTGATGATGGCAACGATACCACGGAGTCGGGCATTTGAAACCTGCGCTGATACCTATAGCACGGTGTTTGATTTAACTTCCGGTGATTTTGAAGGAGGGAAGAAAACACTGGCGACAGCGCAAGATGCTGTTCAAAAAAGTGCATTAGAGCTTGAGAGAGTGCTACATACACATTGGCCATCGTTGAATCAGGGGTAA
- a CDS encoding PA3496 family putative envelope integrity protein, whose translation MSINSIDHDEMTNIANKWDFTDEVELQQPTKTLKSAEARRRIEVMREIRESGLTLEEARELGLLH comes from the coding sequence ATGTCTATCAATTCAATCGACCATGATGAAATGACGAACATCGCAAATAAATGGGACTTCACGGACGAAGTTGAATTGCAACAACCTACGAAAACCCTCAAGTCAGCCGAAGCCCGACGCCGGATTGAAGTGATGAGAGAAATTCGTGAAAGTGGTTTAACGCTTGAAGAAGCTAGGGAACTTGGCTTACTTCATTAA
- a CDS encoding tRNA(Met) cytidine acetyltransferase TmcA — protein sequence MMCAFSEVLSPLRSYLTQTFCRAGIVLRGAPEWTEARLLQLKDHFGGRHIQLGGHSRERYDWFDVKSGRRLLGQECGLLLVDLSIGFDADSFNAALGTLQGGGILVVVDAPEWAENLNPAQQWLRRALDKLILVDELQPSVKIDFPPQPSTRVEWFEQQEQAIESIVHVVEGHRKRPFVLTADRGRGKSSALGIAASVLMKRRSSIQIIVTAPAFSSVDPIFSHLQRMLPEGQIQGKAFIYQQAKLQFIAPDELIYERPGCDLLLIDEAAAMPISMLTSLTHHYHRLVFSTTIHGYEGCGRGFTLKFLPWLKHNRPGLIHQTLSTPIRWAEGDPLEKWQYQTFLLDAELPAIEDVSDGPVQYRHLTRDELLNEPALFANLFSLLINAHYQTTPNDLMGILSDSNITVFIAQRAHHLVGCILAIQEGPLSPDAVERIQRGQHRPKGHLVPTSLVNQLGLSDAAGLTCCRVMRIAIHPAWQGRGYGAALLSELTRQCPTDYIATSFGATSALLQFWGKNGFHPVKIGSRRDQASGCYSIVMIYHNSYSWFESARKQFSYYFLHALKTELTRLEPDVVRQLLKMSVNLPIVDIPVALIRNYAQGGSNYESVAVWISLYMSALSPEYVDMLDDLLIEKVLQNQAWSTIVAHSSVTGRKQIEQIIRDNLSSIITREFTV from the coding sequence ATGATGTGTGCTTTTTCTGAGGTTCTTTCTCCATTACGGTCTTATTTGACACAAACGTTCTGCCGTGCCGGTATTGTGTTGAGAGGGGCGCCAGAATGGACTGAAGCCCGACTATTGCAATTAAAAGACCATTTTGGTGGTCGGCATATACAGCTTGGCGGCCATTCCAGAGAAAGATATGACTGGTTTGATGTTAAGTCCGGTCGGCGCTTACTGGGTCAGGAATGTGGGCTGTTATTGGTTGATTTATCGATTGGGTTTGATGCCGACAGTTTTAATGCCGCGCTTGGAACGCTACAAGGTGGCGGGATTTTAGTCGTTGTTGATGCCCCTGAGTGGGCTGAAAATTTAAATCCGGCCCAACAGTGGTTACGACGTGCCTTGGATAAACTGATATTGGTGGATGAGTTACAGCCGTCTGTTAAAATCGATTTTCCACCGCAACCATCGACGCGAGTTGAGTGGTTTGAGCAACAGGAACAAGCGATTGAGTCAATTGTTCATGTCGTCGAAGGGCACCGTAAACGCCCCTTCGTATTGACTGCGGATCGTGGGCGGGGGAAAAGCAGTGCACTGGGCATTGCAGCATCCGTTTTAATGAAGCGTCGTTCATCCATTCAAATCATTGTTACTGCTCCTGCCTTTTCGTCGGTTGACCCGATCTTCAGCCATCTTCAACGAATGCTGCCAGAAGGACAAATACAGGGGAAGGCATTTATTTATCAGCAAGCCAAACTTCAGTTCATCGCCCCGGATGAACTCATTTATGAACGTCCGGGCTGTGACCTACTCTTGATTGATGAAGCCGCTGCAATGCCGATATCGATGCTTACTTCTTTAACCCATCACTATCATCGTCTCGTTTTTTCGACCACGATTCATGGTTATGAAGGATGTGGCAGAGGGTTCACGCTTAAATTTTTACCGTGGTTAAAACACAATCGACCCGGTTTAATACATCAGACCTTATCAACACCGATCCGCTGGGCTGAAGGCGATCCACTTGAGAAGTGGCAATATCAGACTTTTTTGCTTGATGCTGAGTTACCCGCCATCGAGGATGTCTCCGATGGCCCAGTTCAGTATCGTCACCTTACGCGTGACGAGTTGCTGAATGAGCCAGCGTTGTTCGCCAATCTCTTTTCTTTACTCATCAATGCCCACTATCAAACTACACCGAATGATTTAATGGGTATTCTTTCTGATTCGAATATCACAGTCTTTATTGCGCAAAGAGCGCATCATCTTGTGGGATGCATTCTTGCAATACAGGAAGGTCCGTTATCGCCAGATGCAGTTGAAAGAATTCAACGCGGTCAGCATCGTCCTAAAGGACATCTTGTACCGACATCTTTGGTGAACCAACTCGGATTATCGGATGCGGCTGGTTTGACTTGTTGTCGAGTGATGCGTATTGCGATTCATCCTGCTTGGCAAGGTCGAGGATATGGCGCTGCACTACTTTCTGAATTAACTCGTCAATGCCCGACTGACTATATCGCTACCAGCTTTGGTGCGACTTCAGCGCTTCTGCAGTTTTGGGGAAAAAATGGTTTTCATCCAGTGAAGATTGGTTCGCGTAGAGATCAAGCGAGTGGCTGTTATTCCATCGTGATGATTTACCATAATTCGTATTCGTGGTTTGAGTCTGCGAGAAAACAATTTTCATACTATTTCTTACATGCCTTAAAAACAGAGCTGACTCGATTAGAACCTGATGTCGTCCGGCAATTGTTAAAGATGAGCGTCAATTTACCGATAGTCGATATACCCGTCGCATTGATTCGAAATTATGCTCAAGGCGGTTCCAACTATGAGAGTGTCGCTGTATGGATATCTCTCTATATGTCAGCCCTTTCGCCTGAGTATGTCGACATGCTTGACGACTTATTGATAGAGAAAGTATTACAGAATCAGGCGTGGTCAACGATAGTTGCTCATTCCTCTGTCACTGGCAGGAAACAAATTGAGCAGATAATCCGAGATAATCTTTCATCTATTATCACTCGCGAGTTTACAGTGTAA
- a CDS encoding YebC/PmpR family DNA-binding transcriptional regulator, protein MGRSFEVRKASMAKTQGAKIKVYSKYGKEIYVCAKNGGADPETNLSLRHLITKAKKDQVPGHVIDKALDKASGGSGEDYQPARYEGFGPGGVSVIVDCLTDNGNRTYQDVRQCFVKTGAKIGSPGTVAHMFDHQAVFQFQGDDEEMVLEALVMADVDVTDIELEDGVMTVFAPHTEFFKAKTALTEAFPDVTLDVEEITFVPQNRTEIAGEDAEKFQKFLDLLDDSDDVQQVYHNAEIE, encoded by the coding sequence ATGGGAAGAAGTTTTGAAGTGCGTAAAGCTTCCATGGCGAAGACTCAAGGCGCAAAGATTAAAGTTTATTCCAAATACGGCAAAGAGATTTATGTGTGTGCAAAAAATGGGGGGGCCGATCCGGAAACCAACCTTTCTTTGCGACACTTGATCACTAAAGCGAAGAAAGATCAGGTTCCCGGACATGTGATCGACAAAGCGCTGGACAAAGCCTCGGGAGGATCGGGTGAAGATTACCAGCCAGCTCGTTATGAAGGGTTTGGCCCCGGTGGTGTGAGTGTGATAGTCGACTGTTTAACGGATAACGGCAATCGAACTTATCAGGATGTCCGGCAGTGCTTTGTGAAAACGGGGGCAAAAATTGGCAGCCCGGGGACTGTTGCGCATATGTTCGATCATCAAGCCGTATTCCAGTTTCAGGGTGATGATGAAGAAATGGTGTTAGAAGCATTAGTCATGGCTGATGTTGATGTAACCGATATTGAACTGGAAGATGGTGTGATGACTGTATTTGCACCCCACACAGAATTCTTCAAAGCGAAGACTGCGCTGACTGAGGCTTTCCCTGACGTCACTTTGGATGTGGAAGAAATTACGTTCGTGCCACAAAACCGGACTGAAATTGCCGGAGAAGATGCTGAGAAATTCCAGAAGTTTCTTGATCTGTTGGATGATAGCGATGACGTACAACAGGTTTATCATAATGCGGAGATTGAGTAG
- the cyoB gene encoding cytochrome o ubiquinol oxidase subunit I has product MFGRLTLDSIPYHEPIIMITLSVIAVVGLAVVIWVTRLGKWQYLWNEWFTSVDHKKLGFMYIAVALVMLIRGFADAVMMRSQQALSAAGEAGYLPPHHYDQIFTAHGVIMIFFVAMPLVIGLMNIVVPLQIGARDVAFPYLNNLSFWLFVVGVILTNLSLGLGEFARTGWLAYPPLSGIGASPGVGVDYWIWALQISGVGTTLTGVNFFVTIMRMRTPGMPLMKMPVFTWASLCANILIIISFPILAVSIALLTLDRYLGFHFFTNDMGGNMMMYINLIWAWGHPEVYILILPVFGVFSEVTATFSRKKLFGYTSLVWATIAITILAFIVWLHHFFTMGAGANVNAFFGIATMIISIPTGVKIFNWLFTMYKGRVQFTSPMMWTIGFLITFSVGGMTGVLMAVPGADFVLHNSVFLVAHFHNVIIGGVVFGCFAAITYWFPKATGFTLNETWGRRAFWCWLIGFLMAFLPLYALGFMGMTRRLSQDISSDYFPLLATAAIGTAIVALGVLCQVTQIVVSIRDREQNRDVTGDPWDGRTLEWSTSSPPPFYNFAVIPKGDEIDAFWYQKQKGEHSLDEEIEYEPIHMPKNTPTGMYVSACSLVFGFAMIWYIWWLAAIGFIGIVVTSIWHSFNDDVDYYVQVDEIKAIEDEHRAQVAKAKAASQSKDDMEVKYAG; this is encoded by the coding sequence ATGTTTGGAAGATTAACACTGGACTCCATTCCATACCATGAGCCCATTATCATGATTACCCTCTCGGTAATTGCGGTTGTCGGTTTGGCCGTCGTGATTTGGGTAACGCGGCTTGGTAAATGGCAGTATCTATGGAATGAATGGTTTACTTCGGTAGACCACAAAAAATTAGGCTTTATGTACATTGCGGTCGCATTGGTCATGCTCATCCGTGGCTTTGCCGATGCGGTGATGATGCGAAGTCAGCAAGCGCTTTCTGCTGCTGGTGAAGCCGGTTATCTGCCGCCACATCACTATGACCAGATCTTTACTGCTCACGGTGTCATCATGATTTTCTTTGTGGCAATGCCACTGGTTATCGGTTTGATGAACATTGTTGTGCCGCTACAGATTGGAGCGCGTGATGTTGCTTTCCCGTATCTGAATAACCTGAGCTTTTGGTTGTTTGTTGTGGGTGTGATTTTGACTAACCTGTCCTTGGGTTTGGGTGAATTTGCCCGTACCGGTTGGTTGGCTTATCCGCCGCTGTCAGGTATCGGTGCGAGTCCGGGGGTCGGGGTTGACTACTGGATTTGGGCACTACAGATATCGGGTGTCGGGACCACGCTGACCGGGGTGAACTTCTTTGTCACCATTATGCGGATGCGTACACCGGGAATGCCACTGATGAAGATGCCAGTTTTCACTTGGGCTTCATTGTGTGCCAACATTCTGATCATTATTTCATTCCCAATTCTTGCTGTTTCGATCGCACTATTGACGTTAGACCGTTATCTGGGTTTCCACTTCTTCACCAACGATATGGGTGGGAACATGATGATGTATATCAACTTGATCTGGGCATGGGGTCACCCTGAGGTATATATCCTTATTCTGCCTGTTTTCGGTGTGTTCTCTGAAGTGACCGCGACCTTCTCGCGCAAAAAGCTGTTCGGGTATACGTCTCTGGTGTGGGCAACGATTGCCATCACGATTCTGGCCTTTATTGTCTGGCTGCATCACTTCTTCACAATGGGCGCGGGTGCGAATGTAAACGCCTTCTTTGGTATCGCAACCATGATCATATCGATCCCGACAGGGGTGAAGATCTTTAACTGGTTGTTTACGATGTACAAAGGACGCGTTCAGTTTACATCACCGATGATGTGGACAATCGGATTCCTGATTACATTCAGTGTTGGTGGGATGACTGGGGTTCTGATGGCTGTTCCCGGTGCAGATTTCGTGCTACACAACAGTGTATTCTTGGTTGCGCATTTCCATAACGTCATTATCGGTGGTGTGGTCTTCGGCTGCTTTGCTGCAATTACTTACTGGTTCCCGAAAGCAACTGGTTTCACTTTGAATGAAACATGGGGACGCCGTGCCTTTTGGTGTTGGTTGATTGGCTTCCTGATGGCCTTCCTGCCATTGTATGCACTTGGCTTTATGGGGATGACGCGTCGTTTGAGTCAGGATATCAGCTCTGATTACTTCCCACTGCTTGCGACAGCTGCGATTGGGACAGCGATTGTTGCTCTTGGTGTATTGTGTCAGGTGACTCAGATCGTTGTTAGTATCAGAGATCGTGAGCAAAACCGTGATGTCACAGGCGACCCGTGGGATGGCCGGACGCTGGAATGGTCTACTTCTTCTCCACCACCGTTTTATAACTTTGCGGTGATCCCGAAAGGGGATGAGATCGATGCTTTCTGGTATCAGAAACAGAAAGGAGAGCATTCGCTTGATGAAGAAATCGAATATGAACCGATTCATATGCCGAAAAACACCCCGACAGGTATGTATGTCTCTGCATGTTCTCTGGTCTTTGGTTTCGCAATGATCTGGTATATCTGGTGGCTGGCAGCGATTGGCTTTATCGGTATTGTTGTCACGAGTATTTGGCATAGTTTTAACGACGACGTTGATTATTATGTTCAGGTGGATGAAATCAAAGCGATTGAAGATGAGCACCGCGCTCAAGTTGCGAAAGCAAAGGCGGCATCTCAATCGAAAGATGATATGGAGGTGAAGTATGCAGGCTAA